The Chloroflexota bacterium genome segment TGCTGGCGGAAAATGACCGGCCCCGGCGAATCCAGTTTGATCGCCAGCGCGATGGCCGGCCATATCGGGGCCGAGACCACAAGCGCCACCGCCGAGATGCCGATGTCCATCATGCGCTTCAGCACGCGCTGATGGGGGCGGATGACCGGCTCCTTGAGTCCGATGAGAGGGATGTCGCCGAAGGTTTCCACCGTGGTGCGGTAGAAGACCAGCGGCCCCAGGTCGGGCGCCACCTTGATGTTGACGGGGAGTTCCTCCAAACGCGCGACGAGGTTGGCCATCTCTCGGTGCGCGCGCAGCGGCAGCGCGAACACCACGTCCGTGATGCGATTCTCGGCGACGACCCTGGGCGCGTCCGGAAGGGTGCCCAGCACCCGCACGCCGCCGATGCGTTCGCCCTGCTTGGCCGGGTCATCGTCCAGGAAGCCCACGGTTTCCAGCCCCATCCACTGGTGCTGGAGGAACGAGTTGGCGATATCCTGGCCCAGGGCGCCCGCCCCAATGATGAGGATCCGCGACGCGGGAAGCCGTCGCACGCCGAAGTTCCGCCATACGATGCGGAGCAGCAGCCGGATGGTGATTAGCGCGAGGGAGTCCAGCAGGATGAAATAGACCACAAGTAGGCGAGACACAGACCGGTATGAGAAGTAAAGAGCGCCGGCGAAGAGGAGGGATGCGATGGCGACGGCGCCCAGCACGCGCGTGATCTCCCGCTCGGCGCGCAGGATGCGGCGTGGGTCGTAGGCTCCCGAAACCATGAAGGCCAGGGTCCACGCGACAAACGCGATGGCGAAAATGGCGGGGCCGAGGCCGCCGTACTGCTCCAGAAAGGGTTTTCCCAGAGGCCACGCGCGCCGTGCCAGCAGGGCCGCATACAGGGAGCCAAATGTGGCGACCATGTCCAGAACATACAGCGCCAGCGTGTAGCGGAAAGAAGCCCTTTGCAGCATACACCGGACTCCGAGCCTATATCTGCGAGACTGTGGCTGATCGCGCGAAAGTATACTACAGGCGGTGCGGGGTAGCAAACCTTCCCACCCATTTGACGATGCCCTTGAGACTTGGTTCCAAAGCTTGTCGGTCGCGCTATAGGCACAGGTGCGACGCACTTCCGAAAGAAGCAGGGGGCAGGTATGGAAACCTGCCCCTACGCTCGCAATAGGCTGGTGGCGCAACACCAAAACGCGTAGGGCGGCTTTCCATAGCCGCCGGAAGCAGGGGGCAGGTGTGGAAACCTGCCCTACACTCTACGCATTTCATGCTGCCGCTGATCGGTCTGACCAATTTCCACCGCGAGGTATACACTGCGGCCATTGAGCGCAACTTGTCATTTTGCACAATCAGAATATAATCTTTTGGAGTCGTGTAGCATCTGCAACGGAGGTTCATCTTGGTTCGCCAGAAACCGGATCAGTCTGCCGAATGGACGAAAGATTTCCTCATCACGGATGATGATGTCGCGTTCCTGTACGAGTGGCTCCACCAGCAGGGCAAACCCTGCGCGACGAAGGACCTGGCGCTCGCGCTGGTAGGCCAGCGCCTGGCGATGCAGACCAAGGCGGTCCAGGCGAGGCTTGCCCGCGGAGAGGCGTATCAGCCGAAGAAGTCCTACAGCGTGGGGCAGACGCTCGTTTTTCCCGCACTGGATTTCGCTGTCGGGAAGGTGGCCGGCATTCGGGATGGCGTGAATCCGGCCTACCCGCCCTTCAAGGTCATCCAGATTGAGATAGAAGGCGAGGGCAAAGTCCGCGAGTTCCCGTCGGAGTTGGATTTTCCCCACAAGTTGAACGTGGACATTGCGCAACTCCTCCAAGGCTCGTCGCCGAAGCAGATTTACCAGGAACATAAGGCGGTCCTGGAGAGCGCGATTACCGACAAACTCGCGCAGGTCGCCGCACTCGGCTTCGTCCAGTTGGACGGGCATTGGTTTCTGCGCGAACTGATGCCCGATATTCACATCGGATACCTGAATCTGGCCGAGGCGATGATTGAACTCGACAATCGGCCCGTGGGTTCGGATGAGATTCTCAAGGAAGTGGACCTACCTGCGGAGATACCTGCCGAGGTCCGGCGGTTTGCGCTGGATGTGGCGCTTCGGGCCGACGAGCGGTTCATGAACCTGGGCACGGCCAAGGAGCCGGCTTGGTATCTGCGGCGACTCCTCCCGCCCGAGGTTCTGAGCACGCCCGTGTGGCTGGCGTACACGCCCATCGCCTTCAACCGCAAGAACATCAGCGCGGTCTTGCACCAGGTTGAGGGCGAGATTGACGACGAGGTCAGCGACCTTTCGGCTGGCCCTGCGGAGAAGCGCAAGCCGGGGGATAAGGTCTCGTTTGTGCTGATTGCGCCGCACCGAAAGGCGGGCACGCTGCCGCTGACGCCGCGCACGCGGGGGTTCTTCCCCGACGGGCCTGGCGCCATCGTGCCTGTGCGGCTGGTCAACGGCCAGAACGGGGAGGCGATGAACGGCTGGGTTGTGCCGGCGGGCGGGTACGTATTCGGCCTGCGCGACTGGTACCTGCAGAACGAGATTCCGGCAGGCGCGCTCATCTGGCTGCAGAAGACCGGTAGCCCTTCGGAGATCATTGTGGACTTTGAGCCGCGCCGCATGAGGCGAGAATGGGTCAGGGTGGCCCGCGCCGACGCCGGCAAACTGACATTCCAGATGACGAAGTACCCCATCAGTTGCGAGTACGACGAGGCTATGCTGGTGGCCGAAGAGGAGTCGCCGGCCCTGAATGAACTGTGGATCGCGGAGCAGGAGCGGGGGCGGCCGGTGCTGGACATCTTGTTGGAACTGTTCCCCGAACTGGCGAAACTGGGCCCGCGGGTGCATGCGAAGACCGTGTACGCGGCGTTCAACCTCATCCGCCGCTGCCCGCCGGGGCCGATCTTCTATGAATTGTCGGTCAACCCGTGTTTTGTGGACGAGGGCAATGGCTACTGGGCCCTTGATCCGACCAAAATCCGTATGCGCTAGGGAGCGGTAGCATGACCCCTTGGGTGAAGCCTACGCTTGAAACCAAGTTCCACATAGATTTTGATTGGTGGACTGAGAAGGGCTCCAACTTCCGGGTTGTCCTGCACAGTCGCCTGTGCGACGACTGCCGGCAGAAATATCCGCCGCTGGGGTCCGTGGGGGAGATAGATTGGATTGACCCGGACACGGCGGAGATCACCCGCGTGGACGGCTTGTGGCACAGCCTGCGCACCTGTTGCAGCCAGAAGCCGACCTACATCACCGAGTACACGCCCCTGGCCGAAGCGGCCTTCCGCATCTTCCTGGCCAACGACAACACGCCGCTCACGCCGGTGGAACTCCACAAGATCATCGGCAGAAGGACGCCGGAGGCCATCCTGGCGACGCTCGCCGGCAAGCAAATCTACATGGGAATCAAGCCCGTCATTCCGTCCAAGGGACGGGCCAACAAGTAGCCAAGCGTTTCCACAGCGCCCGAAAGGGCGCTTTTTCCTGCGCCGGGTTCCCCAGCGGTGAAAAGTTTGTGAACTCCTGCGCCGGGGGCGGAACTCCAAGCCGTTGTGCGGCGTTTATGGTGGTAGATACGGCGATGGAGGTCTTCCATGAGAACGTGGCGCACGACATCTCTCCGGACTTTGGCGCTCACGGCGGTTTTCGGCATGGCGCAGGTTGGGGCGGCGTTGTTGCTCGCCCAGCGGTTTGAGCCGTATCGCCCGGTGGGCGGACTGGGGCGCGCGCTTCTGGTGGGGCTGGCGCTGCTGTTGGCGGTCGCCGAGATGCTGGCGGCAGTCGGAGGGGCCAGGGCCGATTAGCCCCCACGACAGGCTAGGCCGGTTCAACAGGCGAGGAGATCGCATCCTCGCCTGTTTTCGTTGGGCAAGTGATTTTCTTGACAAATGGGCAGGCCCGTGCTATACTGTCAATGCAAACGTGTGCAGCGCGCGTGAGCGTTGCGTAGTCCCGTCCGTGCTAGATTCCAAACCAACAAGGAGGATGGTTCAAGATGAAGGGACTCGTGCTTACTGCAGATTGGCAACCCCGGCCAGGGTATCCGCTCTCCGAGTTTGAGAAGGCAACAGGGAAGGCGATCACCGGTAACGCCGTGTGGCGCAACCCGAAACTCGCCGTCAAGGAAGTCCCGAAGCCCGAGATCGCGCCCGACCAGGTGCTCATCCGCGTGCGGGCGTGCGGCGTGTGCGGGTCCGACATGCATTTCTACGAGACCGACGCGGACAACTATATCCTGTATCCGGGCCTGACCAAGTTTCCCAGCATCCTCGGCCACGAGTTCTCGGGCGAGATTGTGGAAGTGGGCAGCGCCGTCAAGGACCTCGTCAAGGGCGATTTCGTTACCGCCGAGGAGATGATCTGGTGCGGGCACTGCCGACCGTGCCGGGATGGCTATCCCAACCAGTGCAAGAATCTGGAGGAGATCGGGTTCACCATTGACGGGGCGTTCGCCGAGTACATCGCGGTTGGGGCGAAGTACTGCTGGAAACTGAACGCTCTGCGCGAGCGGTACGATGACGACAAGATCTTTGAAGCCGGGGCGCTGGTGGAGCCTACCTCGGTGGCGTACAATGGCATCTTCGCGCGGGCGGGCGGGTTCAAGCCTGGGGCCTATGTGGCGGTGTACGGCGCGGGGCCTATCGGCCTGGCTTCCATTGCCCTCTGCAAGGCGGCAGGCGCGGCGAAGGTCATCGCCTTTGAGGTCTCGGAGGCCCGCCGCGAACTGGCCAAGAAAGTTGGCGCCGACTACGTGTACGACCCGCGGGCGGTCAAGCCGAGCGAGGTAGTGATGGAACTCACGGGCGGCGAGGGGGCCGACATGCACGTGGAAGCGGCCGGCGCTCCCTCCAAGACCGTCCCGGAGATGGAAGCGTCTATGGCGGTGAATGCCCGTATCGTCCAGATTGGGCGCGCCGCCGAGCGAGTCCCGATGTACCTGGAGCATTTCCAGACTCACCACGCCCAGGTCTTCGGCGCGCAAGGGCATTCGGGCAACGGCACGTTCCCGAACGTCATCCGATTGATGGCGTCGGGGCTGATAGACATGACGCAGATTATCACGGCCCGCTACGACCTGGCGAACGTTGTGGACGCCATTCGGCAGTCCACGAGCCGCCAGGACGGCAAGGTCATGGTGCGCATCTAGCGAGGCTCTGGGCGGTTCCGGCGGGGCCGCCCAGTCTCGTTCTTTTCGGTGAGGGGCTGCATGGAGATCATCGTGCTGGGGTCGGGGACGGGGTATCCAAACCCGCGCCGCGTTCCGCCTGGCCTGCTGGTGCGCGTGGGCGAGTGCCCGCTGCTGTGTGACGCAGGCTCGGGCACGCTGCACCGGCTGCTGCGGGCGGGCGTGGATGTGGGCGCATTGGAGTACGTGCTGTTCACGCATTCGCATTCGGACCACTGCGCCGACCTGATTCCCATGCTCCAGGCCTTCGCCCTGATGCGCCGGACGCGGCCGCTGCATGTGATCGCGTCGTCGGCGTATCTGGGCTGGATGCGCGCGATGGTGGATTTGAACCCATGGGCGCGGCCGTCTCTGTACGAACTCCGCGAAGTGGACATAACACGCGGACAGTTCGCGGGCCCCGGCTGGACGGTTGACGCCGCGCCGTCGGACCACACGCCGGAATCGCTGGCGTTCCGCTTGCACGCGGAGGGCAAGACGGTTGTGTACACGGGCGACGCCAGCCCAGGGCACCACCTCGTCTCGTTCGCCCGCGAGGCCGACTTGCTCATTGCCGAATGCTCGTTCCCCGACGAGTCGGCCGAACCGTATCATCTCACGCCGACCAGCGCCGGCACGCTAGCCGAGGAGGCGCGGGTCGGGCATCTCGTTCTCACCCATTTCTATCCGCCGTGCGACCGCGTGGATGTGGCGGCTGTCGCGGCGAAGGTCTATTCGGGCCCAATCACTGTGGCGCAGGACGGTCTGGTTCTGCGCATCTGAAGGAGGTGCGAATCGTATGGAAAAGACCATGTTGGCCGCCGTGTTTGAAGGCCAGGGCAAACTCAGCCTGCGGGAAGTTCCTGTGCCGAAGGTAGCGAATCCCGACGACGTGCTGCTGGAGGTGGAAGCGGCAGGGGTCTGCGGCACCGACTTGCACATCCTGGAGGTGCCGCCCGGACATCCCGCGACGCCCGGCGCCATCCTGGGACACGAGTATGTGGGGCGGGTGCTGGAGACGGGCAGCGCGGTCTCCACGGTGCAGCCGGGCGACCGCGTGGTGGTGGCCCCCAACCTGTACTGCGGAATCTGCGGGCCGTGCACCAGCGGGCGGCCCAATCAGTGCGAGCACTTCACAACCCTGGGAATCTACCTGAACGGCGGATTCGCCCGTTACAACGTCGCGCCGGAGCGAGCGCTGTTCAAGGTGGCGCCGACTTTGCCCCCGCAGGAGGCGGTGTACGTAGAACTCCTCTCGTGCGTCGTCGGGGGCACGGAGAAGGTGCGCTTGCAGCCGGGGGAAACGGTCGCCATCCTGGGCGCGGGACCGGTGGGCCTCATGTTTGAGTTGGTGTTCAAGGCGGCGGGCGCGGGCAAGATCATCATGACCGACATCGCGCCCTATCGCCTGGACCACGCGCGAAAACTGGGCGCCGATGTGGTGGTGAACGTCAAGGAGCAGGACCCCGTCGCCGTTACCCGCGAGGCGACGGACGGGCGCGGGGTGGACGTGGTCGTGGATGCGGTCGGTTCGCTGCTGCCCCAGGCGATAGAGCAGGCAGCGGTGGGCGGCAAGATCGTGCTGTTCGGCATGAACCAGCAGGCTTACCCGCAGGTGCACCAGTTTGACATCACGCGCAAGGAACTGACTGTCATGGGCACATACATCGGCATCAACACGTTCCCCAAGGCGATTCGCATGCTGGAGAGCGGCGTGGTGAAGCCGTCGGCGCTGACGACGCACACCCTGCCCCTGGCGCGCATCCTGGATGGCATTGCCGCTCTGCGCGCGGGCGAGGGCATCAAAGTGGTGGTTACGCCGTAGTCGGAAAAACTCACAGAGCAAGGAGATCGGAAATGAGCACGCAAAAATGGGAACTGCCCCCCAAGGGCGGGCACATGGATTTGCCCACGCAAGTCTATTTGCAGAATATGACCTGGAAGCAGATTGAGGAGCGCCTGAAGAAGAACGACCTCATCATCGTTCCCGTCGGCTCCACCGAGGCGCACGGCCCGCACGCCTGCCTGGGCGAGGACACGTTCCTGGTTACCCGCATGGCCGAGGCCGTCGCCCTTCGCACGGGCTGCACCGTGGCCCAGCCGATCTGGTACGGCTCGCATCCGTATCATCACATGGGCATGCCCGGAACCATCATCGTCCCCGAGGAGATCTTCGTGGGGCAACTGAAGGCGGTGATGGCCGGGCTGTGGAACATGGGCTTCCGCAAGCAGATTCTGCTCAACGGCCACGGCCAGGAATACGTCATCCCCACCGCCATTCACCAGTTCGCCAAGACGTACCAGGTGCCCGGCGTGTTCGTCAACCTGAACTGGTACCACGCGATCCCCGATCACTTCAAGACGAAGGCCGAGGGTGGCCCCTACGAGACCAACTTCATCCATGCGGACGAAGTGGAAACTTCTTGGTCGCTGGTGCTGTTCCCCGAGTTGATGGACATGAGCGCCGTGGTGGACACGCAGCCCACGAGTTTCCTGGGCGACAAGATGGCCAAGCACGTGGACAAGGCCGGCAACCTGCTCCACAGGCCCATCGCCTGGTACGGGCAGGTGGGGCTGGGGCCGATTGAGGTGGCGGCCTACAAGCCCGGCGTGGTGGGCAAGGCCAGCCTGGCCGACCCGAACAAGGCCAAGCCCGGCGTGGAGGCGCTGCTGGACTACATGGTGGAGTTGGTGAACGACATCATGGAGCGATTCCCCGCAGGGGTGCTGCCGCCGATTGACCAGATCACCCAGCGGCGGCGCGACGAGATTGAAGCCGCCATCAAAGGCCCGCTGGCCGAAGGCGGTTGCAGCATCTACGCGCTGGCCTATCCGCCAGCCTAGCGACCCGGCAACACGAGGCCGGCAATCGCCGGCCTCGCCTTTTGTCGCAGGGCGCGCATCCGCGAGGAGGGCTATGAAGAAAGCCATCGTCGTTTCCACCCACGCGGCGCAATTCAACGCGGTCGCATTCAAGGGCGATCTGGAGGCCAACCTGGCGCGCATCGCGTCTCTGGGCTATGATGGCGCCGAACTGGCCATCCGCGACCCGCGCGCCGTGGACGCGGAGGCCCTCGCCGACCTGATTCGCAAGTACGGCCTGGAAGTGCCTGCCATCGGCACGGGCCAGGCATGGGGCGAGGAGGGGCTATCGTTCACGGATCCGAACCCCGTCGTGCGGCGCGCTGCCGTGGAGCGGGTGAAGAGCCACGTGCCGGTGGCGGCCAAGTTCGGCGCGGTCATCATCATCGGCCTGCTGCGGGGCATCGTGAGGCCGGGCGTGGCGCACGCGCAGGCGTGGGCCTGGATGACCGAGGCTCTGCGCGAGTGCGCGGGGGCGGCGCTGGCGGCGGGCGTGAGGATTGCGGTGGAGCCGATCAACCGCTACGAGACCACGCTTGTGAATACCGCCGCCGACGGCCTGGCCCTGCTGGAGCAAGTCGGGATGCCCAATCTCGGCCTGCTCCTGGATACGTTCCACATGAACATTGAGGAGCCCGACATCCACAGGAGCATCCGCGCGGTTGCGCCCCGACTGTTCCATTTCCACGTGGCCGACTCCAACCGCTGGTATCCGGGGGCGGGCCACCTGGATTTCCCGGCCATCGTGGCGACGCTGCGCGAGGTGGGGTACGACGGCTACATCTCGGTGGAGGCGATGCCCGTGCCCGATGGGGACACCTGCGCCGCCGAGGCCATCAAGGCGATGCGCTCCTGGGGGCTGTAGGGCGGGGAGGTGAACATGGAGGAGTTGCTGGTTCGGCTGCTCAAGGCGCCCGCGGTAGGCTACGTGCAGGAGGACTACCGCGCCGGCCTGGCGGAAAGGCTAGGCCTTCTCGTCGGGGGCGACGTGTACGCGCAGGCCATCGCGGCCTCGCCAGACGGCCTGTTCTTCCTGTGGCGCGGCGGCGGAGGCAAGCGGCTGGCCTGGCTGCGCACGGAGCCGGGGCGGGAGATGGCGGGGGACATCCATCCGATTGACTGGGGCGGGCACGTGCTGTATCTGACCACGGCCCCCCTTTCTCACGACAACCTGAAGGTCTTGCGGCGGCATCTGCCCTTCCTGTCGCCGCGCGTGGCGGGGCTGCGCGGCTCGTTCGGGTTCGGCGACCGCATCGGCGTGGCGACGCCCGGGCACGTGCGCGCGGCGCGGCGGAGCGGCCTGGTGCCGTTCTTCGCGCAGCAGTCCATCCGCGAGATGGCCCGCACCGAGCGCACGCCGCAAGGGGTGATGGACGACGCCATCTGGGGCGTGTTCCAGGCGGGCTGGGATAGGGATTTCGGAGCCGACGCGGATCATCTGAAGACGCCCGAGGATGTGGCGGCTTGCGCGGCGGCAGGGTACACCATGTTCACCGTGGATCCGGGCGATCACGTGGACAATCAGGCCGACGTGGCGGACGTCCCCGCGCTGCGGGAAAGGCTGGAGCGGGCGCCGTGGGGCGCTCTACGCACGTCGTGGCGCGCGCTGGAGGGGCGCTACTCGGGCAAGTCCTGGCGCATAGAGGCGGGCGTCGTGGTGGAGTTTGACGACGAGCGGCTGGCGCGCGCGGTCGTCAAGTACGGGCGGGCGATCGCCCACACGGCATCGCTGTACGAGCACGTGCGCGATTGCATGTCGCCGCGCCCCTTTGAACTGGAGATGTCGGTGGACGAGACCGAGGCCCCGACGACGCCCGAAGAGCATTTCTTCATCGCGCAGGAACTTCAGCGCCTGGGCGTGGAGTGGGTGAGTCTGGCCCCTCGGTTCGTCGGCAGTTTCCAGAAGGGGATTGATTACATCGGCGACCTCAAGGAGTTTGAGAGGTCCTTCGCGGCGCACGCGGCCATTGCCCGTCGCGTGGGCCCCTACAAGATCAGCATCCACTCCGGCTCGGACAAGTTCAGCATCTACGGCATCGCGGCGCGCCACACGGAGGGGCTCCTGCACGTGAAAACCGCCGGCACCAGTTATCTGGAGGCCCTGCGGGTGGCGGCGCACAAGGCCCCCGACCTGTTCCGCGAAATCTTGGGGTTTGCGAAGGGGCGCTTTGAGCACGACCGGGCCACCTACGCCATGTCGCCTGCGCTGCGCAACGTGCCCGACCCCGACGCGCTCGCGGACGGGCAGTTGCCGGGCCTGCTGGAGCAGCCCGACGCGCGCCAGGTGCTCCATGTTACCTTCGGCTCGGTGATGACTCACAGGGAGGGGGGCGAATACCGCTTCCGCGACCGGCTGGTGGCGATGTTGCTGGCGCACGAGGAGACGTACTACCACGCTCTGGAGCAGCATTTCGTCCGCCACTTTGAGGCGTATGGGTAGCGGGGTTGGCGCGGGGCTAGACCCCCGCGGTGAGGGGCATTTGGATCGCGAAGGAGACGAAAGCACACGAAAGCCACGAAAAGCACGTCCGCACGCGGGGCGTTCCCTCTCCCGCGGCGGAAGAAATGGCAGGGGTGACCCACGGGTCGCCCCTGCAGCAAACCGGCCCTCGCAGGGCTTTGCGCGTCTAGC includes the following:
- a CDS encoding sugar transferase; its protein translation is MLQRASFRYTLALYVLDMVATFGSLYAALLARRAWPLGKPFLEQYGGLGPAIFAIAFVAWTLAFMVSGAYDPRRILRAEREITRVLGAVAIASLLFAGALYFSYRSVSRLLVVYFILLDSLALITIRLLLRIVWRNFGVRRLPASRILIIGAGALGQDIANSFLQHQWMGLETVGFLDDDPAKQGERIGGVRVLGTLPDAPRVVAENRITDVVFALPLRAHREMANLVARLEELPVNIKVAPDLGPLVFYRTTVETFGDIPLIGLKEPVIRPHQRVLKRMMDIGISAVALVVSAPIWPAIALAIKLDSPGPVIFRQQRVGEGGKLFTMYKFRTMHVGAEKMEPDLVEAAISAGPRHFKSPDDPRVTRVGRFLRRTSLDELPQLWNVLKGDMSLVGPRPELPAFVERYEPWQRKRFGVPQGLTGWWQVHGRSDKPMYWHTEDDLYYIQNYSLLLDLRILLLTALSVIRGRGAY
- a CDS encoding alcohol dehydrogenase catalytic domain-containing protein, yielding MKGLVLTADWQPRPGYPLSEFEKATGKAITGNAVWRNPKLAVKEVPKPEIAPDQVLIRVRACGVCGSDMHFYETDADNYILYPGLTKFPSILGHEFSGEIVEVGSAVKDLVKGDFVTAEEMIWCGHCRPCRDGYPNQCKNLEEIGFTIDGAFAEYIAVGAKYCWKLNALRERYDDDKIFEAGALVEPTSVAYNGIFARAGGFKPGAYVAVYGAGPIGLASIALCKAAGAAKVIAFEVSEARRELAKKVGADYVYDPRAVKPSEVVMELTGGEGADMHVEAAGAPSKTVPEMEASMAVNARIVQIGRAAERVPMYLEHFQTHHAQVFGAQGHSGNGTFPNVIRLMASGLIDMTQIITARYDLANVVDAIRQSTSRQDGKVMVRI
- a CDS encoding MBL fold metallo-hydrolase, with amino-acid sequence MEIIVLGSGTGYPNPRRVPPGLLVRVGECPLLCDAGSGTLHRLLRAGVDVGALEYVLFTHSHSDHCADLIPMLQAFALMRRTRPLHVIASSAYLGWMRAMVDLNPWARPSLYELREVDITRGQFAGPGWTVDAAPSDHTPESLAFRLHAEGKTVVYTGDASPGHHLVSFAREADLLIAECSFPDESAEPYHLTPTSAGTLAEEARVGHLVLTHFYPPCDRVDVAAVAAKVYSGPITVAQDGLVLRI
- a CDS encoding alcohol dehydrogenase catalytic domain-containing protein, yielding MEKTMLAAVFEGQGKLSLREVPVPKVANPDDVLLEVEAAGVCGTDLHILEVPPGHPATPGAILGHEYVGRVLETGSAVSTVQPGDRVVVAPNLYCGICGPCTSGRPNQCEHFTTLGIYLNGGFARYNVAPERALFKVAPTLPPQEAVYVELLSCVVGGTEKVRLQPGETVAILGAGPVGLMFELVFKAAGAGKIIMTDIAPYRLDHARKLGADVVVNVKEQDPVAVTREATDGRGVDVVVDAVGSLLPQAIEQAAVGGKIVLFGMNQQAYPQVHQFDITRKELTVMGTYIGINTFPKAIRMLESGVVKPSALTTHTLPLARILDGIAALRAGEGIKVVVTP
- a CDS encoding creatininase family protein, yielding MDLPTQVYLQNMTWKQIEERLKKNDLIIVPVGSTEAHGPHACLGEDTFLVTRMAEAVALRTGCTVAQPIWYGSHPYHHMGMPGTIIVPEEIFVGQLKAVMAGLWNMGFRKQILLNGHGQEYVIPTAIHQFAKTYQVPGVFVNLNWYHAIPDHFKTKAEGGPYETNFIHADEVETSWSLVLFPELMDMSAVVDTQPTSFLGDKMAKHVDKAGNLLHRPIAWYGQVGLGPIEVAAYKPGVVGKASLADPNKAKPGVEALLDYMVELVNDIMERFPAGVLPPIDQITQRRRDEIEAAIKGPLAEGGCSIYALAYPPA
- a CDS encoding sugar phosphate isomerase/epimerase, producing MKKAIVVSTHAAQFNAVAFKGDLEANLARIASLGYDGAELAIRDPRAVDAEALADLIRKYGLEVPAIGTGQAWGEEGLSFTDPNPVVRRAAVERVKSHVPVAAKFGAVIIIGLLRGIVRPGVAHAQAWAWMTEALRECAGAALAAGVRIAVEPINRYETTLVNTAADGLALLEQVGMPNLGLLLDTFHMNIEEPDIHRSIRAVAPRLFHFHVADSNRWYPGAGHLDFPAIVATLREVGYDGYISVEAMPVPDGDTCAAEAIKAMRSWGL